One genomic window of Oncorhynchus kisutch isolate 150728-3 linkage group LG24, Okis_V2, whole genome shotgun sequence includes the following:
- the LOC109869734 gene encoding transmembrane protein 26-like produces the protein MCRIINFLLALLSRFLFAVHGVVTVWRVVAVKGEPLYWLLLMGVALLGVEMAVTIKCTRNAEWKWFSPMVFLYLSTVIPSIWFLELSLLQYKLPVNISSGPELEELLAHIPISADILQLDPENWAAGLEQTMLIVLVLGRWLMPKGDMSRDQLSQLLMVYVGLGADILDIFDTFKEPEVKTNRAVIIMGLALFSWALMQFPLVLTQTSPPKAHLQPCLSQPGFPQEGSVAVVEGLPGAPPSCYTPCCSSEVWSLLLTVGLQDGPFLIYRLYLMIRENVLNQLMIFFTCKNILVVLLEFYRIFVVQCEQQGEGCLGGLEVEGRRQDSGEQNCQREEGREGPHLAFHLDGYLGDWDADGESRR, from the exons ATGTGTCGCATCATCAACTTCCTGCTGGCTCTGCTGAGCCGTTTCCTGTTTGCTGTGCATGGGGTGGTGACCGTGTGGCGTGTGGTCGCCGTCAAAGGGGAGCCCCTCTATTGGCTGCTGCTGATGGGCGTGGCTCTGCTGGGGGTGGAGATGGCAGTCACCATCAAGTGTACCCGCAATGCAGAGTGGAAATG GTTCTCCCCCATGGTTTTCCTCTACCTCAGTACCGTCATCCCCTCCATTTGGTTCCTGGAGCTCAGCCTGCTGCAGTACAAGCTCCCTGTCAACATCTCCTCTGGCCCCGAGCTAGAAGAGCTGCTGGCTCACATCCCCATCTCAGCG GACATCTTGCAGCTGGACCCAGAGAACTGGGCGGCAGGGCTGGAGCAGACCATGCTCATCGTATTGGTGCTGGGCCGCTGGCTTATGCCCAAAGGAGACATGTCCCGCGACCAGCTCTCCCAGCTCCTCATGGTCTACGTGGGCCTGGGCGCTGACATCCTGGACATCTTTGACACCTTCAAGGAGCCCGAGGTCAAGACCAACCGGGCCGTTATCATTATGGGCCTTGCCCTCTTTTCCTGGGCCCTCATGCAGTTCCCCTTGGTTCTGACCCAGACCAGTCCCCCCAAGGCCCATCTCCAGCCCTGTTTGTCCCAGCCCGGCTTCCCTCAGGAGGGAAGCGTGGCTGTAGTGGAGGGACTGCCTGGAGCTCCCCCCTCCTGCTATACACCGTGCTGCTCCAGTGAAGTGTGGAGTCTGCTGTTGACTGTGGGGCTCCAGGACGGGCCGTTCCTCATCTACCGCCTCTACCTCATGATCAGGGAGAACGTTCTCAACCAGCTAATGATCTTCTTCACCTGTAAAAACATCCTTGTCGTCCTGCTGGAGTTCTACAGGATCTTTGTGGTGCAGTGTGAGCAGCAGGGGGAGGGCTGCCTAGGGGGGCTGGAGGTGGAGGGAAGACGACAGGATAGTGGAGAACAGAActgccagagagaggaggggagggag